One window from the genome of Paramisgurnus dabryanus chromosome 22, PD_genome_1.1, whole genome shotgun sequence encodes:
- the atp6v1ab gene encoding V-type proton ATPase catalytic subunit A — MDFSKLPKIRDEEQEGQFGYVHGVSGPVVTATSMAGAAMYELVRVGHSELVGEIIRLEGDMATIQVYEETSGVSVGDPVLRTGKPLSVELGPGIMGSIFDGIQRPLKDINDLTKSIYIPRGVNIGALNRDLKWEFTPFKSLRVGSHITGGDIYGAVFENSLIKHKIMLPPKSRGTVTYLAPPGNYDVSDVVLELEFEGVKEKFTMVQVWPVRQVRPVTEKLPANHPLLTGQRVLDALFPCVQGGTTAIPGAFGCGKTVISQSLSKYSNSDVIVYVGCGERGNEMSEVLRDFPELTMEVDGKVESIMKRTALVANTSNMPVAAREASIYTGITLSEYFRDMGYNVSMMADSTSRWAEALREISGRLAEMPADSGYPAYLGARLASFYERAGRVKCLGNPEREGSVSIVGAVSPPGGDFSDPVTSATLGIVQVFWGLDKKLAQRKHFPSVNWLISYSKYTRALEEYYDKHFPEFVPLRTKAKEILQEEEDLAEIVQLVGKASLAETDKITLEVAKLIKDDFLQQNGYTPYDRFCPFYKTVGILSNTIAFYDMARHAVETTAQSDNRITWSMIREHMGEILYRISSMKFKDPVKEGEEKIKAEYAQLLEDMQNAFRTLED, encoded by the exons TGGTGACAGCAACCAGTATGGCAGGAGCTGCCATGTATGAGCTGGTGCGTGTGGGCCACAGTGAGCTTGTGGGAGAGATTATAAGACTGGAGGGTGACATGGCCACCATTCAGGTGTATGAAGAGACCT CTGGTGTGTCTGTCGGTGACCCTGTCCTGCGTACCGGGAAACCCCTCTCTGTGGAGTTAGGACCGGGAATCATGGGTTCAATCTTTGATGGTATTCAGCGTCCCCTCAAAGACATTAATGACCTCACCAAAAGCATCTACATTCCCAGAGGTGTCAACATTGGTGCCCTTAATCGTGACCTGAAGTGGGAATTCACTCCATTCAAGAGCTTACGT GTTGGCAGTCACATCACCGGTGGCGATATCTATGGCGCAGTGTTTGAAAACTCGCttataaaacataaaatcatGTTGCCGCCTAAAAGCCGGGGAACTGTCACATACTTGGCTCCACCTGGCAACTATGATGTCTCG GATGTAGTGTTGGAGTTGGAGTTTGAAGGTGTGAAGGAGAAGTTCACCATGGTGCAGGTGTGGCCAGTGCGTCAGGTCCGTCCTGTCACTGAGAAACTTCCTGCCAATCATCCATTGCTGACTGGGCAGCGGGTACTGGACGCCCTATTTCC GTGTGTGCAGGGGGGAACCACGGCCATCCCTGGTGCTTTCGGTTGTGGTAAAACCGTAATCTCTCAGTCCCTGTCCAAATACTCCAACAGTGACGTCATTGTCTATGTGGGCTGTGGAGAGCGTGGTAATGAAATGTCAGAAGTACTCCGAGATTTCCCTGAG CTTACCATGGAGGTTGATGGTAAAGTGGAGAGCATCATGAAGAGAACAGCCTTGGTCGCCAACACATCCAACATGCCCGTAGCTGCCAGAGAGGCGTCTATTTACACAG GAATCACACTGTCGGAGTATTTCAGAGACATGGGTTACAATGTGAGCATGATGGCTGATTCTACATCTCGATGGGCAGAAGCTCTAAGGGAGATCTCTGGTCGTCTGGCTGAGATGCCTGCTG ATAGTGGTTATCCTGCCTATCTTGGGGCCCGATTGGCTTCGTTTTATGAGCGTGCTGGAAGGGTTAAATGTCTGGGTAATCCGGAGAGAGAGGGCAGCGTGAGCATTGTCGGAGC TGTGTCGCCCCCTGGTGGAGATTTCTCAGATCCTGTGACTTCTGCTACATTGGGTATTGTCCAA GTGTTCTGGGGTCTGGATAAAAAACTTGCTCAGAGAAAGCACTTCCCCTCAGTAAACTGGCTCATCAGTTACAGTAAGTATACGCGAGCTCTGGAAGAATACTACGACAAACACTTTCCCGAATTCGTGCCATTGCGTACCAAAGCCAAAGAGATCCTGCAGGAGGAGGAGGACTTAGCTGAGATTGTGCAGCTTGTGGGAAAG gcCTCATTAGCTGAAACGGATAAGATCACTCTGGAAGTCGCCAAGCTGATCAAAGATGATTTTCTGCAGCAAAATGGATACACACCTTATGACAG ATTCTGTCCGTTTTATAAGACGGTGGGAATCTTGTCAAACACGATAGCTTTTTATGACATGGCACGTCATGCTGTAGAGACGACCGCACAGAGTGACAACAGAATCACTTGGAGTATGATCCGTGAACACATGGGGGAAATCCTCTATAGGATCAGCTCCATGAAATTCAAG GACCCAGTCAAAGAAGGTGAGGAGAAGATTAAAGCCGAATACGCCCAACTTCTTGAGGACATGCAGAATGCCTTCCGTACACTGGAGGACTGA